In a single window of the Necator americanus strain Aroian chromosome X, whole genome shotgun sequence genome:
- a CDS encoding hypothetical protein (NECATOR_CHRX.G21654.T2) — MECTQRGIPDTCGKSRWEFVVCSQHRHVFDAIVKHSRTFCSAVEDMNNFERPPLQWNRNFLYERENVFKLVEIVLGSCCVMMNSLCYPNDVVLTCTNMMHSVTQLFSIVCVNVFFLIVTFVLALCNLCGITDSFYKFNFPVIEKKVYMLAVFMYLVSFIMVGSAFMVSTFVVYWFLPLVFTILTTVAYIYDLIYKHDGSIQAALCP, encoded by the exons ATGGAATGTACGCAACGTGGT ATTCCTGACACCTGTGGTAAGAGCAGATGGGAATTCGTAGTATGTTCGCAGCACCGGCACGTCTTTGATGCGATAGTGAAGCACTCCAG GACCTTCTGCTCGGCCGTTGAG GATATGAATAATTTTGAGCGACCACCACTACAATGGAATCGAAATTTTCTCTACGAACGAGAGAATGTATTTAAACTTGTTGAAATA GTATTGGGGTCATGCTGTGTGATGATGAATTCCTTATGTTATCCTAATGATGTCGTACTCACATGTACAAACAT GATGCACTCTGTCACTCAATTATTCTCGATTGTTTGTGTGaacgtattttttcttatagtGACCTTCGTTCTCGCATTGTGTAATTTATGCGGTATCACCGATTCATTTtataaattcaattttccaGTGATC gaaaagaaagtATATATGTTGGCAGTTTTCATGTATCTTGTTAGCTTTATAATGGTTGGATCAGCGTTTATGGTTTCGACGTTTGTTGTCTACTGGTTTCTTCCATTG gtcTTCACAATACTTACCACTGTCGCCTACATATATGACCTCATTTACAAACATGACGGGTCAATACAGGCTGCACTTTGTCCATAA
- a CDS encoding hypothetical protein (NECATOR_CHRX.G21653.T2): MAFVSGGGGGLPPQPGVPAPGGSNGPPVAVQAPAATQLAAHQQLSALAGNQHFLDALLQQQLQQQQQAAAQANTQNPSSQLVSHLLATALLGGSNPLAAVNQMASAGSSSTVEPQGMQLLSVLQNQLAFGQLLPQFQGGQNLSTINPLLNPAIALYYQQLLQQQQQQQQSLLQQLAQQQIPQAQAVQVPQAHAFQPPSQASSGSVESQLNAQERLMNAYLNEQQQQAGPFNIPSRDQEQALMNHQVASGTHIPHVQHHHDRTPTATSRNLAGGAGGGSGVDVESVEEKISRLISENEAIVQPHQTLLKRRPYHRQAGGQSSIDHDSNSGGEYGSTRTSPGIRDHRMLQSSSRSQSHYEPLLSAKVAFGGSLTSGLPINRNIKQESLPTCSFCLLTFPNEAGLQVHEIRCSKKVEAANAEAEKLRAEAALAFQTAARTPDTDSHSRHPLKRRLLAAVAAEQHSPTKIPRPESRDIVVIEERKASVIDKKEPIIELDVDHPSLPRRATIAAISLSQQRGHSVAAPIAVSAIPSVMQPVPHAPAPMCALQTGGGSSAFVSPTGSAFVPQPAPANQIPKKEENPFSIEGHVLDGNTEKPYTLVLTQACKVQATTDVATVRRSRGRNITSETFVCMHRAQPMFVEQKGNLSMYSNWHQVNINEAESKLNLLYMGMCSTRPRTGVKPFWRYSVANRDHGQYKMTHSSFWEYRNKVKRQAEQMQNAKEENEDDLQPFLDGLGNDAKPAVDEANDVVSSATIGTGEMAVTESVKEEADATTTKCKQTNEPTKLVKSTKKQEPIIGGYRTDEVYVYVRGRGRGRYVCDRCGIRCKKPSMLNKHIKSHTDIRPYKCKECNFSFKTKGNWTKHLSSKTHRRRLVQGSGNDSDNEDGLVIASPDDDVNEQRFPFDEMDSILDRAASSDDEADDHLPPVQESIENPYRKFGQENILLERVAHTPPSRWVLVDEEVESSWPEAERMRHCSSAPPSAISPTKEEVREEQTTTSLIASIGSTPLPTVMAVPSTSFIGQQPQQQQPPQQQQQQQNFTVHQTPAPVYPYLSKEESMRCNQCDRSFRKASELTLHQYTHDIEKHHARNRMFQCPECRIPLRTKALLAKHLEASHGSHIDDSVTASIDPCASTQSVLGGSAPIASNPRSFVCSDCNIGFRKHGILAKHLRSKTHVMKLETLKRLPEDSLSLITKRDNGACLNGVDTTDCEKARKSLYEIVETIRAENQRASMQMAAAAAAGTVKPAIQTANVPDGLDCREQLAASPSPVTIAVKKVVEPVFNGQRSDVEENPQLPRSLTEPVTTTAVVDVNNVPRNRCDPAVRSNSTNPPRRDEVPSIKLVSANVWIPPRAEERPSSSRDSNNIRAVQEVVAELREDNEAERSTCSSPVLRILNSNGHAASPLMPQGTKCQICGVNADSPIELQVHLYSDHISIRDGKDLKCPKRHCDKVYPNKESLRLHIIAHYQQRVDATPEAREDDSVSSVTSALASRLAEDVTDARGSPMSDASDGSWPSPASVEVSRAGTASEMKKAQEEEQMSLPCTLCNKTFNDAVTLQQHWFGHVSSRTHVCQVCDAGFTTSDALAQHSLTHSSAPPTR; this comes from the exons ATGGCTTTCGTCTCCGGCGGCGGAGGAGGCCTACCACCCCAGCCCGGAGTTCCAGCTCCAGGAGGCTCAAATGGGCCTCCCGTTGCTGTCCAAGCGCCGGCCGCCACTCAACTAGCTGCACATCAACAGTTGTCTGCTTTGGCAGGCAATCAACATTTCCTG GACGCTTTACTTCAACAACAACtccagcaacaacaacaagccGCTGCTCAAGCGAATACGCAAAATCCATCATCACAGCTG GTAAGCCATCTGCTGGCGACTGCGTTGTTGGGTGGATCGAATCCCCTTGCGGCTGTAAACCAAATGGCTAGTGCTGGATCATCGTCGACTGTAGAACCACAAGGGATGCAATTGTTGTCAGTGCTACAGAACCAATTGGCATTTGGTCAACTTCTGCCTCAGTTCCAG GGTGGACAGAATCTTAGCACTATCAATCCACTTCTGAATCCAGCAATAGCGCTTTACTATCAACAGCTcttgcaacaacaacaacagcaacaacaatcACTTCTACAACAACTTGCACAACAGCAAATTCCTCAAGCGCAGGCTGTCCAAGTTCCTCAGGCTCATGCATTTCAGCCTCCTTCACAAG CTTCGTCCGGAAGCGTAGAGTCACAATTGAATGCACAAGAGCGCCTAATGAATGCTTATCTGAATGAGCAGCAACAGCAAGCTGGTCCGTTCAATATTCCGTCCAGAGATCAGGAACAAGCCCTTATG aatcaTCAGGTTGCGAGCGGAACCCATATTCCACATGTTCAACATCATCATGATCGAACTCCTACAGcaacatccagaaatttagCTGGTGGAGCTGGTGGAGGCAGTGGTGTGGATGTTGAATCggttgaggaaaaaatctcGCGGCTCATCAGCGAGAACGAGGCGATCGTGCAACCGCATCAG ACGCTTCTGAAGCGAAGGCCATACCATCGACAAGCTGGTGGCCAATCATCTATTGATCATGATAGCAACAGTGGCGGTGAGTACG GTTCAACGCGAACGTCTCCTGGAATCAGAGACCATCGAATGTTGCAGTCGAGCAGTCGAAGTCAGTCGCACTATGAACCTTTACTT AGCGCCAAAGTTGCATTTGGTGGCAGCTTGACGTCAGGTCTTCCAATTAATAGAAATATCAAACAGGAATCGCTGCCGACGTGCTCGTTCTGCCTTTTGAC ttttcctAATGAAGCCGGGTTACAAGTGCATGAAATTCGTTGCAGCAAAAAGGTCGAGGCTGCAAACGCAGAGGCAGAGAAA CTGCGAGCCGAGGCGGCACTGGCGTTTCAGACCGCAGCAAGAACTCCGGATACTGATTCTCATAGTCGCCATCCGCTCAAAAGAAGGCTGCTTGCAGCAGTGGCTGCCGAGCAACATAGTCCCACGAAGATCCCTCGACCG gagTCCCGAGACATTGTAGTCATAGAGGAGCGGAAAGCATCAGTTATTGACAAAAAGGAACCAATTATAGAGCTGGATGTTGATCATCCTAGCCTTCCACGTAG AGCGACTATAGCGGCAATATCGTTGAGTCAACAACGTGGTCACTCAGTAGCAGCTCCGATAGCAGTATCTGCGATACCATCCGTTATGCAACCCGTGCCACATGCTCCGGCTCCTATGTGCGCCCTGCAGACGGGTGGAGGGTCGTCTGCTTTCGTTTCTCCTACGGGATCAGCTTTCGTGCCTCAACCTGCCCCCGCCAACCAGATTCCTAAGAAGGAG gaaaatcCGTTCAGCATTGAAGGCCATGTACTAGACGGGAACACAGAAAAACCGTATACATTAGTACTTACACAGGCATGCAAAGTACAGGCTACAACTGACGTGGCTACCGTACGGAG GTCTCGTGGTAGAAATATCACAAGTGAGACGTTTGTTTGCATGCACCGTGCTCAGCCAATGTTTGTTGAACAGAAGGGGAATTTGTCAATGTACAGCAACTGGCATCAG GTGAACATAAATGAGGCTGAATCAAAGTTGAATTTGCTGTATATGGGGATGTGCTCGACAAGGCCGCGAACAGGTGTGAAGCCATTCTGGCGATATAGTGTTGCTAATCGAGACCATGGTCAATACAAAATGACCCATTCTTCCTTTTGGGAGTACAGAAATAAG GTAAAACGTCAAGCAGAACAAATGCAAAACGccaaggaagaaaatgaagatgatTTGCAGCCATTTCTTGACGGTCTCGGCAATGATGCAAAGCCAGCTGTCGACGAA GCAAATGACGTTGTCTCTTCCGCCACCATTGGAACAGGAGAAATGGCTGTAACAGAATCTGTGAAAGAAGA AGCAGATGCCACGACAACAAAGTGCAAGCAGACGAACGAGCCGACGAAATTAGTGAAATCGACGAAGAAGCAGGAGCCCATAATCGGCGGATATCGCACGGATGAG GTGTATGTTTACGTTCGTGGAAGAGGTCGGGGACGATACGTCTGTGATCGATGTGGGATTCGATGTAAAAAGCCAAGCATGTTGAACAAGCACATcaa atcTCACACAGACATTCGCCCGTACAAGTGTAAGGAATGCAATTTTTCGTTTAAGACTAAGGGAAACTGGACGAAACATCTCAGCTCTAAAACTCATCGAAGGCGTCTTGTACAAG GCAGTGGAAACGATAGCGACAACGAGGACGGTCTTGTGATTGCCAGTCCGGACGATGATGTAAATGAACAACGATTTCCATTCGACGAAATGGATTCTATTTTGGACAGAGCGGC CAGCTCAGATGATGAGGCTGACGATCATTTGCCACCAGTGCAGGAATCGATCGAGAATCCATACAGGAAATTTGGACAAG AGAATATCTTGTTGGAACGGGTTGCTCACACGCCGCCTTCCCGATGGGTTCTGGTTGATGAGGAAGTTGAGAGTAGTTGGCCAGAAGCTGAACGAATGAGACACTGTAGCTCAGCTCCACCATCCGCTATCAGCCCtacaaaagaagaagttcGGGAGGAGCAAA CGACTACCTCACTAATAGCCTCAATAGGTTCCACGCCTTTACCGACAGTGATGGCAGTGCCATCAACTTCGTTCATTGGTCAACAACCTCAGCAACAACAGCCtccacaacagcaacaacaacaacagaactTCACAGTTCATCAAACACCAGCACCAGTCTATCCATATTTGTCGAAAGAG gaGTCAATGAGGTGCAACCAGTGCGATCGATCGTTTCGCAAAGCATCCGAGCTCACCTTGCATCAGTACACGCATGATATTGAAAAACACCATGCTAGAAATAGAATGTTTCAG TGTCCAGAGTGCAGAATTCCATTGAGGACAAAGGCTTTACTAGCGAAGCATCTCGAGGCCTCACATGGTAGTCAT ATAGATGACAGTGTTACTGCTAGTATTGATCCTTGCGCGTCCACACAATCTGTCCTCGGTGGATCAGCCCCGATAGCCTCGAATCCTCGATCGTTTGTATGTTCCGATTGCAATATTGGCTTCAGAAAGCATGGTATCCTTGCGAAACATTTGAG GTCCAAAACTCATGTGATGAAATTGGAAACGCTCAAACGGCTGCCAGAAGACTCACTCTCATTGATCACTAAAAGGGACAATGGTGCCTGTTTGAACGGTGTGGATACGACTGACTGTGAAAAAGctcgcaaatcattgtatg AAATTGTCGAGACAATACGAGCGGAAAACCAACGGGCCTCCATGCAAATGGCAGCTGCGGCAGCCGCAGGCACTGTAAAGCCAGCTATTCAGACAGCTAATGTTCCGGATGGGTTGGATTGTAGGGAACAGCTTGCTGCTTCGCCATCACCTGTCActattgctgtaaaaaaa GTAGTTGAACCGGTGTTCAATGGCCAGCGATCAGATGTTGAGGAAAACCCTCAGCTGCCTCGTTCACTAACCGAACCTGTTACAACGACAGCTGTTGTTGATGTTAATAATGTTCCACGAAACAG GTGTGACCCCGCAGTGCGATCAAACTCTACCAATCCACCGCGTCGCGACGAGGTTCCTAGCATAAAACTCGTGTCAGCGAACGTATGGATACCTCCTCGTGCTGAG GAACGACCTAGCTCATCTCGTGACTCAAACAATATCCGAGCTGTGCAAGAGGTAGTAGCTGAATTAAGGGAGGATAATGAAGCA GAGCGCAGCACGTGTTCGTCGCCAGTGCTACGCATTTTAAATAGCAATGGTCATGCTGCTTCACCTTTAATGCCTCAGGGCACCAAgtgccagatttgtggggttaACGCTGATTCTCCTATAGAATTACAG GTCCATCTCTACTCGGATCACATTTCAATTCGCGATGGAAAGGATTTGAAGTGCCCAAAAAGACATTGTGATAAGGTCTACccaaacaaagaaagtctCAGACTTCATATCATAGCACATTATCAACAGCGTGTTGATGCAACACCAG AGGCTAGAGAAGATGACTCAGTTTCGTCTGTTACATCAGCGTTAGCAAGTCGTCTGGCGGAAGACGTCACTGATGCGCGTGGTTCACCCATGTCAGATGCTAGTGATGGTTCGTGGCCAAGTCCAGCCAG CGTTGAAGTTTCTCGCGCTGGAACAGcctcagaaatgaaaaaagctcAAGAAGAAGAG CAAATGAGTTTGCCGTGCACTCTTTGCAATAAAACCTTTAATGATGCAGTCACGCTGCAGCAACACTGGTTTGGTCATGTTTCGTCAAGAACCCATGTTTGCCAG gtttGTGATGCTGGATTCACCACATCGGATGCCCTTGCGCAACATTCCCTTACTCACTCTTCAGCGCCTCCCACGCGTTAA
- a CDS encoding hypothetical protein (NECATOR_CHRX.G21654.T1), protein MQTKEDMNNFERPPLQWNRNFLYERENVFKLVEIVLGSCCVMMNSLCYPNDVVLTCTNMMHSVTQLFSIVCVNVFFLIVTFVLALCNLCGITDSFYKFNFPVIEKKVYMLAVFMYLVSFIMVGSAFMVSTFVVYWFLPLVFTILTTVAYIYDLIYKHDGSIQAALCP, encoded by the exons ATGCAAACAAAAGAG GATATGAATAATTTTGAGCGACCACCACTACAATGGAATCGAAATTTTCTCTACGAACGAGAGAATGTATTTAAACTTGTTGAAATA GTATTGGGGTCATGCTGTGTGATGATGAATTCCTTATGTTATCCTAATGATGTCGTACTCACATGTACAAACAT GATGCACTCTGTCACTCAATTATTCTCGATTGTTTGTGTGaacgtattttttcttatagtGACCTTCGTTCTCGCATTGTGTAATTTATGCGGTATCACCGATTCATTTtataaattcaattttccaGTGATC gaaaagaaagtATATATGTTGGCAGTTTTCATGTATCTTGTTAGCTTTATAATGGTTGGATCAGCGTTTATGGTTTCGACGTTTGTTGTCTACTGGTTTCTTCCATTG gtcTTCACAATACTTACCACTGTCGCCTACATATATGACCTCATTTACAAACATGACGGGTCAATACAGGCTGCACTTTGTCCATAA